The following are encoded in a window of Methanobrevibacter ruminantium M1 genomic DNA:
- a CDS encoding 4Fe-4S binding protein — MEIKLKKQIETLEREITLKSVDLDEDIEDFNVDIHSYEDNDKLITISPRCVRCNLCVEECPINVISSSTWLKRAKIGEGCVQCEICAQTCPVSCIYVWDGETVIKEDDSVEYTLKELKVPHRNLKMEDISINREVCIGCGSCLKYCPTNAISLRSKEFIEAHGEECPEVGAIDSEHGHMYSYIDKDRCCGCGSCANLCIQGAITLKRDLGPVVIYSHLDVNQDICVACELCEDNCPVGAIKVVDGEIVLNNDKCIRCKECSSRCPVGALNLVSDN, encoded by the coding sequence ATGGAAATTAAACTAAAAAAGCAGATTGAAACCTTAGAGAGGGAAATAACTCTTAAATCTGTAGATTTAGATGAAGATATTGAAGATTTTAATGTGGATATTCATAGCTATGAAGATAATGACAAGCTCATTACCATTTCACCTCGCTGTGTCAGATGCAATCTTTGTGTAGAGGAATGTCCCATTAATGTAATCAGTTCTTCCACTTGGCTTAAAAGGGCTAAGATTGGCGAAGGCTGTGTGCAATGTGAAATCTGCGCTCAGACTTGTCCTGTTTCATGCATTTATGTATGGGATGGGGAAACTGTAATTAAAGAGGATGATTCTGTAGAATACACCTTAAAAGAGCTTAAGGTTCCCCATAGAAATCTTAAAATGGAAGACATTTCCATAAATCGTGAAGTCTGCATTGGCTGTGGCTCTTGCCTGAAGTATTGTCCTACTAATGCAATATCCCTTAGAAGCAAGGAGTTTATTGAAGCCCATGGAGAGGAATGCCCTGAAGTTGGAGCCATTGACTCTGAACATGGTCATATGTATTCATATATTGATAAGGACCGCTGCTGCGGTTGCGGATCTTGTGCAAACTTATGCATTCAGGGAGCAATCACTCTTAAGAGAGATTTAGGTCCTGTGGTTATTTACAGCCACCTTGATGTAAATCAGGACATCTGTGTGGCCTGTGAGCTATGTGAGGATAACTGTCCCGTCGGCGCCATAAAGGTGGTTGATGGTGAGATAGTTCTTAATAATGACA
- a CDS encoding carbohydrate kinase family protein has translation MDEKDLKSSNNVTAEDLGVDEIVYDAINVDVIGFGALNVDKLYRVGHIAEIDEESFIKGEEQSPGGSAANTIIGLSKLGCSTSYIGKIADDEEGDLLEYNLMVNNVYLTNLIYADSGNSGKVLGFVSDEGDRALYVDPGVNDDITIDEINPLNVNACKILHYTSFVGDSFNAQKELLNVLGDDIVLSFDPGMLYVKKGVLELKEILERTNILLINENELKILFEDHYKEKLSVSKDLTFRDLAVFIRDDGIDTVVVKRGENGVYAINKDDDEVKAPAFKCEAVDTTAAGDSFNAGFLYSYLKGYDLAKSCLIANWVASRSVQAIGISGLPNLEELEEFISSL, from the coding sequence ATGGATGAAAAGGATTTAAAATCTTCAAATAATGTGACTGCTGAGGATTTAGGCGTTGATGAGATAGTCTATGATGCAATCAATGTAGATGTCATCGGCTTTGGCGCATTGAATGTGGATAAGCTTTACCGTGTTGGCCATATTGCAGAGATTGATGAAGAAAGCTTCATCAAAGGAGAAGAGCAATCTCCAGGTGGTTCTGCAGCCAATACAATAATCGGCCTATCTAAGCTTGGATGCTCCACATCTTATATCGGAAAGATAGCAGATGATGAGGAAGGAGACCTATTGGAATATAACCTTATGGTCAATAATGTCTATCTGACAAATCTTATCTATGCCGATAGTGGCAATTCAGGCAAAGTACTTGGATTTGTCTCAGATGAGGGAGATAGGGCATTATATGTCGACCCTGGAGTAAACGATGACATAACTATTGATGAGATTAATCCATTGAATGTAAATGCCTGCAAGATACTTCATTACACCTCCTTTGTAGGGGATTCCTTTAATGCTCAAAAGGAATTGCTCAATGTCTTAGGTGATGATATTGTATTAAGCTTTGATCCTGGAATGCTATATGTTAAAAAGGGAGTCTTAGAACTTAAGGAAATTCTTGAAAGAACTAATATTCTTCTCATTAATGAAAATGAACTGAAAATCCTCTTTGAAGATCATTATAAGGAAAAATTATCTGTCTCTAAGGATTTGACCTTTAGGGACTTGGCAGTTTTCATCCGTGATGATGGCATTGATACAGTTGTTGTAAAAAGGGGAGAAAATGGAGTCTATGCAATAAATAAAGATGATGATGAGGTTAAGGCACCTGCATTCAAGTGTGAGGCAGTTGATACAACTGCTGCTGGAGATTCCTTTAATGCAGGCTTCCTGTATTCATATCTTAAGGGCTATGATTTGGCTAAATCATGTCTGATTGCTAATTGGGTGGCTTCTAGGTCTGTTCAGGCAATTGGAATATCTGGATTGCCTAATCTGGAAGAGCTGGAAGAGTTCATATCTTCCTTATGA
- a CDS encoding formylmethanofuran--tetrahydromethanopterin N-formyltransferase, giving the protein MVNYDKVEDTFFESFDGMYIRALITAEDELTVKEAAYDATATPSAVIGRVEAGVESFVSGDKTPDGRPGAIVQFWLTDDLAKFEKELSYRIRQDILVKPFTRVFSITENPVGSIPMMESVGHCGDGYEWEIEEYGRKMINVPIAVPDFQIESELAYAEGIMGGNFWYMCSTKEAVLKAGRIIIDTIMEVDGVCTPFGICSAASKPETNFPEIGPSTNHPYCPSLRERLGKESKVPEGVNYIPEIVINAVSQEAMNLAIKKAVDAIIDIGGVERISAGNFEGQLGEHKTNLLDILKE; this is encoded by the coding sequence ATGGTAAATTATGATAAGGTTGAAGATACCTTCTTTGAATCATTTGATGGAATGTATATAAGAGCATTGATTACAGCAGAAGACGAATTGACTGTAAAGGAAGCAGCATATGATGCTACAGCTACTCCAAGTGCAGTTATTGGCAGGGTTGAAGCAGGTGTAGAGTCCTTTGTAAGTGGAGATAAGACTCCAGACGGAAGGCCTGGAGCCATTGTTCAGTTCTGGCTTACCGATGACTTGGCTAAGTTTGAAAAGGAACTGTCCTATAGGATTCGCCAGGACATTCTTGTAAAGCCATTTACAAGGGTATTCAGCATAACTGAAAATCCGGTAGGTTCAATTCCTATGATGGAAAGCGTAGGCCATTGCGGTGACGGCTATGAATGGGAAATCGAGGAGTATGGAAGAAAGATGATCAATGTTCCTATTGCAGTTCCCGATTTTCAAATCGAGTCAGAGCTTGCTTATGCAGAAGGAATCATGGGAGGAAACTTCTGGTATATGTGTTCCACTAAGGAAGCTGTATTGAAGGCAGGAAGAATAATAATAGACACCATTATGGAAGTTGATGGGGTCTGCACTCCATTTGGAATATGCTCTGCAGCCAGCAAGCCTGAAACAAACTTCCCAGAGATTGGTCCAAGCACTAATCATCCTTATTGTCCTTCTTTAAGGGAAAGACTTGGCAAGGAGTCAAAGGTTCCAGAAGGAGTAAACTATATTCCAGAGATTGTTATTAATGCAGTAAGTCAGGAAGCTATGAACTTGGCTATTAAGAAGGCTGTTGATGCCATTATTGACATAGGTGGTGTTGAAAGGATTTCCGCTGGAAACTTTGAGGGCCAGTTAGGAGAGCATAAGACCAATTTGCTTGATATCTTAAAGGAATGA